The sequence GACGGCGCGACGATCTTTCCGGGCCAGCTCGGCGCGGGGACCATCGAGAGCCACGGCGACCATCGCATCGCGATGTCCTTCGCCGTGGCCGGCCAGCTGGCCCGGGGCGAGGTGCGGATCAACGACATCGCCAACGTGGCGACGTCGTTCCCCGGCTTTGACGCCCTGGCTACCGGTGCAGGATTCGGGCTCAGCGTCCGGGACTGAAGTCCACGGGCACCTGCACCACGCTCGCCACGGCCTGGCCATCACGCATGGCCGGCTCGAAGCGCCAGGTGCGGGTGGCGTCGATCACCGCGCGATCCAGTGCGCGGTCACGCGCGCCTTCGCGGCTGACGATGGAAACGTCCTGCACGCGACCATCGGCCCCGACCTGCAGGCGGGCCACCACGCTGCCCTCAAGGCGCGAGCGCAGCGCCTCGCGCGGATAGTCAGGCATGGCATTGCTGGACAGCGGGCGCGCATCGCGGTCCTGGGCCAGTGCGGGCGCACGCCTGGCCTGCGGCTGGGAGGCGGTGGCCGTCGGACGCGCTTCCGGCGCGACGGCGCGTGAGTCACCCGGAGCCGGCAATGCCCGTTCGCCCACGGGGGGCGCGGTGACACCGTTGCGCTGCTGCGCGACCCAGGCCGCGGCGATGGCAAGTATCGCGGCCATCAGCGCAATCCACAGCCAGACCGATACCGGGCGGTTACGACGGCCCTGCGGCGTGGCGGCAACGCGGGTGGTGTTGTGCACGTAGTGGCCGGGGGGCGGGGACATGGCGGGCTCCTGCTTCGATCGGGAGTCCAGTCTTGCCCGGGCAGCTGCGCGGGTGTGTCACCCAGCCGTGAAGCATCGGCCTGAAACCCGATGGCATTCAGCCGCCGATGCTGCAAGTCACTGAAAGGTCGTTCCTGCGCGCTCAGGGCGTGAAATCGAAGGGGATTTCCAAGCTCCCTTCCACCGGCTGCCCATCGCGGGTCGCTGGCTGGAAGCGCCAGCGCCGCACAGCCTCCATTGCTGCACGATCCAGTGCCCGCGAGCCACTGCGCTGGACCAGCGTGACGCCGCCAGGCATGCCGTTGGCATCCACGTCGACACGCACCACCACAGTGCCGCGCTCTCCGCGGCGCAGGGCCGCAGGCGGGTATTGCGGCGCAGGGCTGCTGTCAGCCAGTGGCCGCGGCCGCTCAACGGGACCGGTCGATGCCGGCGTGGCGGCAGCGTTGGCCGCGGCGATCTCCGCGGGCGTGGGTTCCTGCTGTACCGGAGGCGGCACGGTTTCCACCAGTTGGGGGCGCTCGTCTTCTTCCACCGGCCTGGCATCAGGCATCTCGCTGGCCCCGGCACCGGCCGGCAGCGGTGCCGGCAGCGGCTGGAGCGTGGCCTGTGTCTCAGCCACGTCAGGATCCGGCCCGGCGACCTCGTTCTTGCGGCCGCCCAGCCACACGAGCACGAACAGCAGCACGCCGATGCCGAAGGCAATCCCGGCAATCGAAAGAGAGCGCGGAGGCAACGGGAAGCGGGAGGCGGAGGCGGGGGAAGCGCGGTCGGCAGGCATGGGGGTAACCGTTCGGAACCGCCCGATTCTGGCACAGCGCGCATGCAGGGGACGCAGACGCCGCCGGTTCAGGCGATAATTGCAGCTTACGTCGTCACAGTGCCGCCACCATGCTCGATCCCGTCCTGCTCCGCCAAAACCCCGCCGAACTGGCCGAACGCCTGCGCGCCACGCGCGGCTACG is a genomic window of Stenotrophomonas sp. Marseille-Q4652 containing:
- a CDS encoding energy transducer TonB, with the protein product MSPPPGHYVHNTTRVAATPQGRRNRPVSVWLWIALMAAILAIAAAWVAQQRNGVTAPPVGERALPAPGDSRAVAPEARPTATASQPQARRAPALAQDRDARPLSSNAMPDYPREALRSRLEGSVVARLQVGADGRVQDVSIVSREGARDRALDRAVIDATRTWRFEPAMRDGQAVASVVQVPVDFSPGR
- a CDS encoding energy transducer TonB, whose product is MPADRASPASASRFPLPPRSLSIAGIAFGIGVLLFVLVWLGGRKNEVAGPDPDVAETQATLQPLPAPLPAGAGASEMPDARPVEEDERPQLVETVPPPVQQEPTPAEIAAANAAATPASTGPVERPRPLADSSPAPQYPPAALRRGERGTVVVRVDVDANGMPGGVTLVQRSGSRALDRAAMEAVRRWRFQPATRDGQPVEGSLEIPFDFTP